Genomic window (Enterobacteriaceae bacterium 4M9):
GCGGTATTATCCACAGGCATTAGCGTGCCGGAGTAGCCGTCAGTATGCATGCGCGTTAACGTATCCTGTACGCTGCTGATCTCCTGCAGACTGGTTTCAATAAGGCAGGGCTGATGTTTCCAGTTATCAGCAATGTCGCTGGCGCACAGGAGTGACAGACTGGCAGAGGTTTTGAACTCTCTAAAGTGAGGTGGAACCGGGACTGGCGTCAGGGAAATATACATATTGTCATCATGGCTGATGCTTTCGCTATTATTCAGCGAGACAATTTCGCAGACATTTTCCAGCGTTGAGTTTAAAAAATCTGTCACTACAGTCAGGTTGATGCTGTCTGAGGCAATTCTGAATGTCTTATCTTCTCGACTGCTGTTTATGCTGTTGAGAGCGGCATAGTGCGGATAGACCTGGCGATAAAGTCGTTCCCCACGTTTTGTTGGTGTCATGATGTTATTTTTCAATGTAAATAGTTTGCCACCATCCCACTCTTCGGTGAGTTTTAACATGCGCGTTACCGGCGGTACTGTCAGATACAGTCTTTCGGCGGCAGCATTGATATTCTTTTCCTGGTAGACGGTGACAAAAACGCGAATAGCTTTAGAAATAAACATGTTCTCCTCCGTTATGTGTCGGGAAATTCATCGTAAGCGCTGCGATAAGCAGAGAGATTCTGCAGACGCTTATTTTTCTAACGCCCGATGCCGCAATCAGCAAATAATAAATTTATTTATTCATTTAAAGAGATAATGCTTTGCTGTATTTGTTTTTGTTAGATTTATAAACTATTTCATTAGTTTAATTACCTGTGACGGCAATCACAGAATTATTTGTTCGAGCTATATATAGGTTGTCGGACTGACGCCATGCTGCGAGATGCCGATATTGTTGACCCAACCCAACCCAACCCAACCCAACCCAACCCAACCTGAAACATATCTTCGCCGTCAAAATATAACGGGCGCCGTTTACGGCGTATTTCTGATGTCAGGGCTAAACCAGAATAGTGCTGAGAGTCTTTTGTGATGGCGTTACAGTGTCCTGCCAACCTGTGGTTCTGCCTGACAAAGCCACATCTTGCCTGTCCTCACAAAGAGTAACGTGCCAGTTGCTGCCCATTCTTACGCGTTCTGAGCGCGGGTTAAGCAGGTTTGATTTAGCATTTTTATACACAAACTGTAACCTTGTGATATCAATTTATTTACTTTACAGTAAAGTAAAGTAAATAAATTGTTTGCAGAGGGTTAACTATGGCTGTTTACCAACGTATTGTTAGGTGGGGTTGGGCCGCTGCTATTGGGCTTGGTGTGCTGGGTTGTGACGACACACAGCAAGCGCCTTCTGCGCTACCGCCGGAAGTGGAGACCTTACTGTTGGTGCCTGAACCCGTCACGTTAACCCGCGATTTGCAAGGCCGAACTGTCGCCCCGGAAATTGCGCAAATCAGGCCACAGGTCAATGGGATCGTTGAGAAAAAGCTCTTTACCGAAGGCGCAATGGTTAAAGCCGGCCAGCCTTTGTTCCTGTTACAAAAAGAAGTGTATCAGACTGCGCTGGACCAGGCTGAAGCCGACTTAAAGCAGACGCAGGCAGCACGTCTGGCCGCCCGGTTACAGTATCAGCGTGCACAACAGTTAATTGGCAAGAATTACATCAGCAAGCAGGATTACGACAACCTGCGGGCGACCCTACAACAGGCCGATTCGAGCGTTGCTGCCAGTGAGGCTGCTGTTCAGGCCGCGCAAATTAACCTGCGCTACACCACTATTACCTCGCCTATTGATGGTCAGATTGGCCGCTCCAGTATTACGGTCGGTGCGCTGCTAACGGCAAATCAGGAAACGGTCCTGGTGACCGTGCGCCGTCTGGATCCCATGTATGTTGATATGACGCAGTCAGGCGACGACTTCCTGGCACTGCGCCGCGCAGTAGATGACGGCAGCATAGCGCCCGTGAACATCATTACTCATCTGCTTTTGCAGGACGGAACCCAGTATGAGTATGTGGGCAAGCTACAGTTTGCCGATGTCGCGGTGGATGAAAGCACCGGGGCGGTGAGCCTGCGCGCAGCTTATCCCAACCCCGAACGTTACCTGCTACCAGGCATGTTTGTGCGTACGCGTGTTGAAATTGGCCGGCGCGACAAGGGGATTTTAATCCCGCAGCAGGCGGTGCAGCGCACAGCAACGGGCGCACCGGTTGCGATGGTGGTCGATAACAACAGCAAGGTGCGCTCGGTTTCATTGGTTCTTAACCGTAGCGTTGGCAATAGCTGGCTTGTCGATAAAGGCCTGGCGGGTGGTGAGAGGCTAATTATTAACGGACCCGGCGGATTGCGAGAGGGCAGTGAAGTTCGCATTTCAGCGCTCTCAAGCCAGGGAGGAAGCTAACAATGTTTGCCAACGTCTTTATTAACCGCCCGGTGCTGACCATGGTCCTGGCCATTTGTATTATGGCGGGCGGCGGCCTGTCGCTGCTGACGCTGCCGGTTGAGCAATATCCGGATATCGCGCCACCGGGCGTGGTTGTCACAGCCAACTATAACGGTGCATCGGCCGAAATTGTTCAGGACAGCGTGACGCAGGTTATTGAACAGCAAATTAAAGGTATTGACGGTTTATTGTATTTCTCATCAACCAGCAGTTCAGCAGGCCAGATGCGCATCAGCCTGAGTTTTACCCAGGAAACTGACCCGGATATTGCTCAGGTACAGGTACAAAATGCGGTCAACCAGGCTCTCTCGCGTCTGCCGCAGGAAGTACAACAGCAGGGTATTACGGTAACCAAATCTCAGGGCGACAGCCTGATGGTGGTGGCGCTTTATGACAAAACCCGGCGCATGTCCAACGTAGATATTAACGATTACCTGGTCAGTACGCTTCAGGACCCACTAAGCCGGGTGGATGGCGTCGGGGAAACAACGGTCTTCGGCTCGCAGTATGCGATGCGTATCTGGCTTGATCCGGTAAAACTGGCAAGTTATAGCCTGATGCCGTCTGATGTGCAGACGGCGGTAGAAGCACAAAACACTCAGGTCACCAGCGGTGAGTTAGGGACGCTGCCAACTGTTGACGGGCAGGCACTTAACGCTACCGTCACCACACAGTCGCGCCTGCAAACGGTAGCGCAATTTGAAAACATCATTTTACGTACCAACACCGACGGCTCGGCGGTCTATCTGCGTGATGTGGCACGCGTGGCTATCGGTGCGGAAAACTATCTCAACCAGACCACGCTCAATGGATATCCTTCGGCGGGGATCTCAATTCAGCTTGCCTCTGGTGCAAACGCAATGGCGACCGCCGGGAACGTGCGTGCCGAGGTACAACGCTTATCGGCGCAATTTCCTGATGGGTTGGTTGCCGCCTATCCGCGCGACAGCACCCCTTTTGTGATGGTCTCGATTCAGGGCGTGGTGAGCACGTTGTTTGAGGCGATTGTGCTGGTCGTTATCGTCATGTATCTGTTTTTGCAAAACTGGTCGGCGACGCTGATTCCGGCAATCACCGTGCCGGTGGTACTACTTGGCACCTTTGGCGTGCTGTCGTTGACGGGGTTTAGCATCAATACGCTGACGCTTTTTGCGATGGTACTGGCGATAGGGTTGTTGGTGGATGATGCCATTGTTGTTGTGGAAAACATCGAACGTTTGATGCAGGAGGAGGGGCTGGACGCCCGTTCGGCAACACGACGCGCGATGGGAGAAATCAGCGGTGCACTGGTGGGCATTGCACTGGTACTGGCCGCGGTATTTATCCCGATGGCGTTCTGGGGCAGCTCGGTGGGCATTATCTACCGCCAGTTTACCGTCACTCTTGTTGCCGCGATGGGGCTTTCGGTGCTGGTTGCAATGACGCTTACCCCCACGCTATGTGCGCTGTTTTTGCGCCCGGCAAGCGCCAGTCCGGCTCGCTTTTTTCGCCTCTTTAACCGCGGGGTGGAGACTACTCAGCGCCGCTATATCCAAAGTTTACACATACTGACGGCAAGGCCGGTGCGTTTTCTTGTGCTTGCCGGTGCGCTGGTGGCGCTGATGGCCTGGCAATACCAGCGTATGCCCGGTGGCTTTCTGCCAACGGAGGACCAGGGGTCGGTCATGCTGGAGTTCACGGCACCGGTGGGCACCACCATGGCCGAAACACAAAAAGCGGCAGATGAGATAGCGAACTATTTCATGACCGAGGAAAAGGACAACCTCAGCGTCATTTTTATGGTGGTCGGGCGCAATAACGCCGGTAACGGCCAGAATGTCGGCATGGCATTTGCCGAGCTAAAACCTTGGGATGAGCGAGAAGAGACCGCGCAGCAGATAATCGAGCGGGCAAATAAGCATTTCAAATCGTTTGGCAGCGTCCGGGTCAGCGTGTTGTCACCGCCTGCGGTACGCGGGCTGGGGCAGTCCAGCGGGTTTGAGCTGTGGTTGCAGGACCAGTCTGCCAGTGGCTATGACGCGCTGCGCGCGGCGCGCCAGCAGGTGTTAAGTGAGGCGGCGCAAAACCCGCTGCTCAACGCCGTGCGTATCAGCGGGCTGGATGACAAAGCTCAGTTGCATGTCAGCATTGATAAACAAAAAGCGTCCGCGCAGGGCATCGCGATGGCCGATGTTAACAGCACGCTGTCTGCTGCGTGGGGCGGCGTCTATATTAATGACTTTATCGACCGTGGCCGCGTAAAGCGTGTCTACATGCAGGGCGATGCACCCTGGCGTGCGTTGCCAGAAGATATTGAGCAGTGGTCCGTGCGTACCACAAACGCAGAGATGTCCTCGTTTGCCAGCTTTGCCTCGCTACAGTGGATGAACGGCCCGCAGATGCTGCAACGTTTTAATGGGCTGTCTGCGACTCAGTTCCAGGGCGCTGCGGTAGAGGGCCAAAGTTCGGGCGCTGCAATGGAACAAATGCAGCAGATTATCGACCAGGTACAAGGTTTTGGCCTTGAATGGAGTGGGTTGTCCTGGCAGGAGCAGCAGTCCTCAGGGCAAACGTTATGGGTTTATCTTGCCTCTGCGGTGTTTATCTTTCTTTGCCTTGCTGCCCTGTATGAGAGCTGGTCCGTACCCATTGCGGTCATGCTGATTATCCCGCTCGGCATTCTGGGCGCGGTGCTGGCAAGCAGTCTGGCGGGATACGACAACGATATCTATTTCCAGGTGGGCATGTTGACCACGATGGGGCTGACGGCGAAAAACGCGATCCTGATAGTTGAGTTTGCCCTGCTGCAAATCAAAAATGGCGAATCGCTATTAACGGCTACGCTTGAAGGTGCGCGCCTGCGCTTACGTCCTATCGTCATGACCTCGCTGGCGTTTATGGCGGGCGTTGTGCCGCTGGTGCTGTCGTCTGGCGCTGGCGCTGAGAGCCGTAAAGAGATTGGTACAACCGTGATAGGTGGCATGATTTCTGGCACACTGCTTACACTTATTTACGTACCGTTATTCTTTATTTTGCTCCAGAAGGCGCTAACGATGTTCAGGAGCGGTGGCAGAAATCGGCTTGCGTTACCACAAAAGGAGAATTTCAGGCATGACTAAAGGGCAGCCAGGTCGTCCCATGAAAGCGCGTCCGCGGATTTTACACGCGGCAAGTGAGTTATTTCTTACCCACGGGCTGGATGTATCACTTGATAGCATAGCCGTAGAAGCGGGCACCACGCGCCAGACGCTGTACAACCATTTTCCAAATAAAGATGCGCTGGTGCTGGAAACATTCCACTTTCTTAACGACGAAATGCAACCGTCAGTAAAAGCAATTTTGGCTGAAGGGCTGGAGGAGTTACCGTTGATGCTCCGACGGTGCGCAGAGGTGGTGCAGCGGCACTTTTATGTGCCACGAAATATCCATTTTCAGCGCCTGCTGATTCAGCTTCTGGTGCAGAAGCCGGAGTTATATGCCGAACTGGAGCAGCGGCCGGTGCAACGAGTCCGCCGGGCGCTGGCCGATACGCTGGCTGAGGCGAAAGCGCGCGGTTTATTGCACATGGACGACCCGTGGATGCAGGCGGCAGCCTTTCTGGGAGCCGTAATGGGTTATCTGTTGCCGGGGGCGTTAATTTCCGAACAGTCGGTTGACGAAGCGGAGCTGGCGTTACTTGCTAAGGCGTCAACAACAAGCTTTCTGCGTGCCTGGGGCTATAGTGCCTGAGACCGCTCGCCTGTCTTTGTTACAGGCAGCATTGGCTGCCTGTTTTTCATGCCATCGACAGTGCATTGGGGACTTAGCGCCGGATACACTGTGGGGGATGATCAGGCGGCCATGATTTGAGCGACCGCACATTCCTTCTTCCTGTTACCGACTAAATGCGACACCCGACACAAATCTTATTGTAACCGGTTGCAGAGTTTTGAAACCGGTTTCAGATTAGAGGCTGAACAACAATTTATTCAGTCACTCTGTAATCGGGGATGTTATGGGTAAGGTGAGAGATTATTCAAAACTGGGGCAGGATATTTTACGCGAGGTCGGCGGGCAGGATAACCTGGTGAACTACTCCCGCTGTGCCACGCGCTTGCGCCTGGTTCTTAAAGAAATGCCGGAAAACGCCGTTGAAAACGTAAAACGCCTGACCGGTGTGATTACGGTGGTACTCAGCGGCGGGCAGTTCCAGGTCGTGATCGGCACGCATGTATCAGATGTCTATGATGCGCTGGCCGCGCACGTTGATGCCGGGAAAATGGCGGTAGGTCAGCCGAAAAAACGCGTGCTGGATGAAGTTATCGCCACCATGTCAGCGGTGTTTGCGCCCATCATCTATATCCTGGCGGCGGCGGGGATCCTGCAAGGGCTGCTGATTCTGGCAAAATTGTTCTGGCCCGCGTTTGCCACAATGGGCACGTTTACCGTACTCAATTTTATTTCCTGGACGCCGTTTGCCTTTTTGCCGGTGTTTATTGGACTGACGGCAGCACGTCACTTTAAGTGCAATGAGTTTATTGCACTCCTGTGCTGCTGTGCACTGATTAACCCGGACTGGGCAGCGATTGCCGCACAAATTGCCAGCGGTGAAACCATCACGTTCCTGCAACTGCCGCTGGCGAAAACGGTGTATACCTCGTCGGTGCTGCCGCCGCTGTTTCTGGTGTGGATGCTGTCTTACGTAGACCGTTGGGTGAGTCGCAAGCTGCCTGAGGTGGTGTCACCGCTGTTCACGCCGCTGATTTGCGTGGTGGTGATGGTGCCATTCACGCTGATTCTGATTGGTCCGCTGACCTCTGGTCTTGCAACGACTATTGCGACCGCCTACAACTGGCTGTCTGAAACCGCACCGGCACTGGCAGCCGCTATAATCGGCGGTATCTGGCAGGTGATTGTTATCTTTGGCGTACACTGGGGCGTGACGCCGGTTGTGGTGGCCAATTTTGATATGTACGGGCGGGATTCTTTCCAGGCCTTCCAGACAATGGCGGTACTCGGCCAGATGGCTGCAGCGTTTGCCGTAGCGCTGCGCACGCGCCAGAAAAGTTTCCGCACGGTGGCGCTGTCGGCGGGTGTTACCGGTATTTTCGGCATTACCGAACCGGCCATCTACGGTGTGACGCTGCGCCTGAAAACGCCGTTTATTTGCGGCTGTATCGCCGGGGCGGTGGGAGCGGTCGTCACCAGCTTCTTTGGGAGCTACTACTACGCTTATGCCGGGTTGCCGGGCATTCTCACCATCGTTAACGCCATTAGCCCGGAAAACCCGATGTCCTTTATAGGGGAAGTTACCGGAGCAGGGGTGACCATCGCGCTGACCTTTGTACTGGTCTGGCTGGTGGGCTTTAAAGAGCCGCAGGAGCAGGCCACTTCCAG
Coding sequences:
- a CDS encoding LysR family transcriptional regulator codes for the protein MFISKAIRVFVTVYQEKNINAAAERLYLTVPPVTRMLKLTEEWDGGKLFTLKNNIMTPTKRGERLYRQVYPHYAALNSINSSREDKTFRIASDSINLTVVTDFLNSTLENVCEIVSLNNSESISHDDNMYISLTPVPVPPHFREFKTSASLSLLCASDIADNWKHQPCLIETSLQEISSVQDTLTRMHTDGYSGTLMPVDNTAYLQQACMKGNMALLPSRPGNVALTELPYQCSIALFIYVNDIKRNVLNNNIFSNLERMCHRNDNIVTH
- a CDS encoding efflux RND transporter periplasmic adaptor subunit, with amino-acid sequence MAVYQRIVRWGWAAAIGLGVLGCDDTQQAPSALPPEVETLLLVPEPVTLTRDLQGRTVAPEIAQIRPQVNGIVEKKLFTEGAMVKAGQPLFLLQKEVYQTALDQAEADLKQTQAARLAARLQYQRAQQLIGKNYISKQDYDNLRATLQQADSSVAASEAAVQAAQINLRYTTITSPIDGQIGRSSITVGALLTANQETVLVTVRRLDPMYVDMTQSGDDFLALRRAVDDGSIAPVNIITHLLLQDGTQYEYVGKLQFADVAVDESTGAVSLRAAYPNPERYLLPGMFVRTRVEIGRRDKGILIPQQAVQRTATGAPVAMVVDNNSKVRSVSLVLNRSVGNSWLVDKGLAGGERLIINGPGGLREGSEVRISALSSQGGS
- a CDS encoding multidrug efflux RND transporter permease subunit: MFANVFINRPVLTMVLAICIMAGGGLSLLTLPVEQYPDIAPPGVVVTANYNGASAEIVQDSVTQVIEQQIKGIDGLLYFSSTSSSAGQMRISLSFTQETDPDIAQVQVQNAVNQALSRLPQEVQQQGITVTKSQGDSLMVVALYDKTRRMSNVDINDYLVSTLQDPLSRVDGVGETTVFGSQYAMRIWLDPVKLASYSLMPSDVQTAVEAQNTQVTSGELGTLPTVDGQALNATVTTQSRLQTVAQFENIILRTNTDGSAVYLRDVARVAIGAENYLNQTTLNGYPSAGISIQLASGANAMATAGNVRAEVQRLSAQFPDGLVAAYPRDSTPFVMVSIQGVVSTLFEAIVLVVIVMYLFLQNWSATLIPAITVPVVLLGTFGVLSLTGFSINTLTLFAMVLAIGLLVDDAIVVVENIERLMQEEGLDARSATRRAMGEISGALVGIALVLAAVFIPMAFWGSSVGIIYRQFTVTLVAAMGLSVLVAMTLTPTLCALFLRPASASPARFFRLFNRGVETTQRRYIQSLHILTARPVRFLVLAGALVALMAWQYQRMPGGFLPTEDQGSVMLEFTAPVGTTMAETQKAADEIANYFMTEEKDNLSVIFMVVGRNNAGNGQNVGMAFAELKPWDEREETAQQIIERANKHFKSFGSVRVSVLSPPAVRGLGQSSGFELWLQDQSASGYDALRAARQQVLSEAAQNPLLNAVRISGLDDKAQLHVSIDKQKASAQGIAMADVNSTLSAAWGGVYINDFIDRGRVKRVYMQGDAPWRALPEDIEQWSVRTTNAEMSSFASFASLQWMNGPQMLQRFNGLSATQFQGAAVEGQSSGAAMEQMQQIIDQVQGFGLEWSGLSWQEQQSSGQTLWVYLASAVFIFLCLAALYESWSVPIAVMLIIPLGILGAVLASSLAGYDNDIYFQVGMLTTMGLTAKNAILIVEFALLQIKNGESLLTATLEGARLRLRPIVMTSLAFMAGVVPLVLSSGAGAESRKEIGTTVIGGMISGTLLTLIYVPLFFILLQKALTMFRSGGRNRLALPQKENFRHD
- a CDS encoding TetR/AcrR family transcriptional regulator yields the protein MTKGQPGRPMKARPRILHAASELFLTHGLDVSLDSIAVEAGTTRQTLYNHFPNKDALVLETFHFLNDEMQPSVKAILAEGLEELPLMLRRCAEVVQRHFYVPRNIHFQRLLIQLLVQKPELYAELEQRPVQRVRRALADTLAEAKARGLLHMDDPWMQAAAFLGAVMGYLLPGALISEQSVDEAELALLAKASTTSFLRAWGYSA
- a CDS encoding PTS transporter subunit EIIC, encoding MGKVRDYSKLGQDILREVGGQDNLVNYSRCATRLRLVLKEMPENAVENVKRLTGVITVVLSGGQFQVVIGTHVSDVYDALAAHVDAGKMAVGQPKKRVLDEVIATMSAVFAPIIYILAAAGILQGLLILAKLFWPAFATMGTFTVLNFISWTPFAFLPVFIGLTAARHFKCNEFIALLCCCALINPDWAAIAAQIASGETITFLQLPLAKTVYTSSVLPPLFLVWMLSYVDRWVSRKLPEVVSPLFTPLICVVVMVPFTLILIGPLTSGLATTIATAYNWLSETAPALAAAIIGGIWQVIVIFGVHWGVTPVVVANFDMYGRDSFQAFQTMAVLGQMAAAFAVALRTRQKSFRTVALSAGVTGIFGITEPAIYGVTLRLKTPFICGCIAGAVGAVVTSFFGSYYYAYAGLPGILTIVNAISPENPMSFIGEVTGAGVTIALTFVLVWLVGFKEPQEQATSSTRTGTEPTGVAGTAASS